The following coding sequences lie in one Halorarum halophilum genomic window:
- a CDS encoding DedA family protein, which yields MLGVDLVPLAEQLLAQYGYLAVFCFTFLESSMLFPLLPSEAVLPLSAALLVTGVPSLAAFALAATAGVVVGSVVAYYLFGRGGEELADRYSPFLSVSERELEWTKRAFDRYGESSVFWGRFLPVLRSVVSVPAGFAGMDVRRFAAYSAGGGLLFNLAVGALALGGGESRSVYGTAYALVRQIVTTWPVLAAAVVAVLLVGTAVAWWRFSD from the coding sequence GTGCTCGGAGTCGATCTCGTCCCCCTCGCCGAGCAGTTGCTCGCCCAGTACGGCTACCTCGCGGTGTTCTGCTTCACGTTCCTCGAGTCGTCGATGCTGTTCCCGCTACTGCCGAGCGAGGCGGTCCTCCCGCTCTCGGCGGCCCTGCTCGTCACGGGCGTGCCGTCGCTCGCGGCGTTCGCCCTCGCGGCGACGGCCGGCGTCGTCGTCGGGAGCGTCGTCGCCTACTACCTGTTCGGTCGTGGAGGCGAGGAGCTCGCCGACCGGTACAGCCCGTTCCTCAGCGTCTCGGAGCGCGAACTGGAGTGGACCAAGCGGGCGTTCGACAGGTACGGCGAGTCGTCGGTGTTCTGGGGCCGGTTCCTCCCGGTGCTTCGGTCGGTCGTCTCGGTCCCCGCCGGGTTCGCCGGGATGGACGTGCGGCGGTTCGCAGCCTACTCGGCGGGCGGCGGGTTGCTGTTCAACCTCGCGGTGGGCGCGCTCGCGCTCGGCGGCGGCGAGTCCCGGTCGGTGTACGGGACGGCGTACGCGCTGGTCAGGCAGATCGTCACGACCTGGCCCGTGCTCGCGGCGGCGGTGGTCGCGGTCCTCCTCGTCGGTACGGCGGTCGCCTGGTGGCGGTTCAGCGACTGA
- the nthB gene encoding nitrile hydratase subunit beta produces MDGIHDVGGMDSFRHLPPDQPDDASPFHHEYEGVVQALYLAGLGSGAFELDRFRYELEGHEPEYYLETPYYERWLTAIESLFAEAGVVDSEELRERARALEAGEGEVTEETDPERLPELLDGVRDVYMSEREGGEPAFSEGDRVRVRKEHPSSHTRCPRYVRGCEGEVVAVRGTHVFPDANAHGEERAEPLYNVRFESSELWGEANTDGDGLHIELWEPYLSPP; encoded by the coding sequence ATGGACGGCATCCACGACGTCGGCGGTATGGACTCCTTCCGCCACCTCCCGCCGGACCAGCCCGACGACGCGAGCCCGTTCCATCACGAGTATGAGGGCGTCGTCCAGGCGCTCTACCTCGCTGGGCTCGGCTCCGGGGCGTTCGAACTCGACCGCTTCAGGTACGAACTCGAGGGCCACGAGCCGGAGTACTACCTCGAAACCCCGTACTACGAGCGCTGGCTGACGGCGATCGAGTCGCTGTTCGCCGAGGCGGGCGTCGTGGACTCGGAGGAGCTCCGCGAACGCGCCCGGGCGCTTGAAGCCGGCGAGGGCGAGGTGACCGAGGAGACGGACCCCGAGCGCCTCCCGGAGCTCCTCGACGGCGTCCGCGACGTGTACATGAGCGAGCGCGAGGGCGGGGAGCCGGCGTTCTCGGAGGGCGACCGGGTCCGCGTTCGGAAGGAACACCCGTCATCGCACACGCGCTGCCCGCGGTACGTCAGGGGCTGTGAGGGCGAGGTGGTGGCGGTTCGAGGGACGCACGTCTTCCCGGACGCGAACGCGCACGGCGAGGAGCGTGCCGAACCGCTGTACAACGTCCGGTTCGAATCTAGCGAGTTGTGGGGCGAGGCGAACACCGACGGGGACGGGTTGCACATCGAACTCTGGGAACCGTACCTCTCACCGCCCTGA
- the nthA gene encoding nitrile hydratase subunit alpha, with translation MAEETPEPPETPNPDLRDIDPQARARALQSILVEEGILSTDAVDEVISTYESDVGPMNGARVVARAWSDPDYRERLLEDGISAVAELDIGVNDEVMELRVVENTPEVHNVVVCTLCSCYPWAVLGLPPTWYKSPAYRSRVVDEPRALLREEFDTDLPDSVDVEVWDSNSEIRYMVLPQRPEGTEDLSEDGLAGLVTRNSMIGVKRLGEVEA, from the coding sequence ATGGCAGAGGAGACGCCGGAACCGCCGGAGACACCGAACCCGGACCTCCGCGACATCGACCCGCAGGCGCGTGCCCGCGCCCTCCAGTCCATCCTCGTGGAAGAGGGCATCCTGAGCACCGACGCGGTCGACGAGGTGATCTCGACCTACGAGAGCGACGTCGGGCCGATGAACGGCGCCCGGGTCGTCGCGCGGGCCTGGAGCGACCCCGACTACCGCGAGCGCCTGCTCGAGGACGGCATCTCAGCGGTCGCCGAACTGGATATCGGGGTGAACGACGAGGTGATGGAGCTCAGGGTGGTCGAGAACACGCCCGAGGTCCACAACGTCGTTGTCTGCACGCTCTGCTCGTGTTACCCCTGGGCCGTGCTCGGCCTGCCGCCGACGTGGTACAAGTCGCCCGCGTACCGTTCCCGCGTGGTCGACGAACCCCGCGCGCTGCTGCGCGAGGAGTTCGACACCGACCTCCCCGACTCGGTCGACGTGGAGGTGTGGGACTCCAACTCGGAGATCCGGTACATGGTGCTCCCCCAGCGCCCCGAGGGGACCGAGGACCTGAGCGAGGACGGACTGGCCGGGCTGGTCACCCGGAACTCGATGATCGGCGTCAAGCGACTCGGAGAGGTGGAGGCGTGA
- a CDS encoding nitrile hydratase accessory protein, with protein MSTRDHRRPLADDEDGPTFAEPWQARAFALAVALTDEDERDRNWDDFQRELVAELDRTPGAESGDEDDYYGAWLSALERFLVERDVVDPGAFAERATEFAGGDRDAHEFVDGDPHAHADRLPEGHADGSDHHHDHPHGHGHEHGHDGHVQDDGHDH; from the coding sequence GTGAGCACGCGCGACCACCGGCGCCCTCTGGCCGACGATGAGGACGGCCCGACGTTCGCCGAACCGTGGCAGGCCCGCGCGTTCGCGCTCGCGGTGGCGCTCACCGACGAGGACGAACGGGACCGGAACTGGGACGACTTCCAGCGCGAACTCGTCGCGGAACTCGACCGGACCCCCGGCGCGGAATCGGGGGACGAGGACGACTACTACGGCGCGTGGCTCTCGGCGCTCGAACGGTTCCTGGTCGAGCGCGACGTGGTCGACCCCGGGGCGTTCGCCGAGCGCGCGACCGAGTTCGCCGGCGGCGACCGCGACGCGCACGAGTTCGTCGATGGCGACCCGCACGCCCACGCCGACAGGCTCCCGGAGGGGCACGCGGACGGGTCCGACCACCACCACGACCACCCGCACGGTCACGGGCACGAGCACGGTCACGACGGCCACGTTCAGGACGACGGCCACGACCACTGA